From the candidate division WOR-3 bacterium genome, one window contains:
- a CDS encoding sodium-translocating pyrophosphatase, with protein sequence MIYIITGIGVVGILFALGTYLFLKKKDAGSERMKEIAEEIHLGAMTFLKREYQIIFIFALIVFLVLTKFLSFGTGLAYLLGAFCSLSAGLLGMEAATRSSGRACAAAIKSGISEALSVAFRGGSVMGVAVASLGVLGLSIVYILTKDTMIINGFAMGASSVALFARVGGGIYTKAADVGADLVGKIEENIPEDDPRNPGVIADNVGDCVGDTAGMGADLFESYVGSVVATMAIGATLASPFKWMYLPLVLITLGLISSLIGISSINFLKRIDPQSALRYATYVSGFIFVAASFFAVKSIIGNFNIFWCIVAGLLTGVLIGLESEFFTSGPPIKRVAKSSESGAAPTIITGLATAFESTILPLVTICISTYLVYQLSGLYGIAISAVGMLSTIGIVMSTDSYGPIADNAGGIAEMSGQKPEVRKITDKLDALGNTTAAIGKGFAIGSAALTALALFSAYQKVANIDIINLSDVKTIIGLLLGGLMVFVVSALTLKSVGQLANKMVIEIRRQFREIVGLREGKVKPDTRRCVDIVTKGAIKEMALPGLLAVIVPLLVGFFLGKHALGGFLAGATTTGVLIGLMMTNGGATWDNAKKWIEEGNLGGKGTPTHAAAVVGDTVGDPFKDTTGPSMNILIKLMAIVSLVFAPLL encoded by the coding sequence ATGATTTACATTATAACCGGGATTGGAGTTGTAGGCATTTTGTTCGCTCTTGGGACGTATCTTTTCTTAAAGAAAAAAGATGCCGGTTCTGAGAGAATGAAGGAAATTGCTGAAGAAATTCATCTTGGAGCAATGACGTTCTTAAAAAGAGAATATCAAATTATTTTTATATTTGCCTTAATTGTTTTTCTCGTTTTAACAAAGTTTTTGAGTTTTGGGACAGGGCTTGCTTATCTTCTTGGGGCTTTTTGTTCTCTTTCTGCAGGGCTTTTAGGGATGGAGGCTGCAACCCGGTCGAGCGGAAGAGCCTGTGCAGCTGCAATTAAAAGTGGAATATCAGAGGCTTTGAGTGTTGCTTTTAGGGGTGGTTCTGTTATGGGAGTTGCGGTTGCTTCTTTGGGAGTTTTAGGTTTAAGTATTGTTTATATATTAACAAAAGACACAATGATTATCAATGGTTTTGCTATGGGTGCAAGTTCTGTTGCTCTTTTTGCTCGTGTTGGTGGAGGAATATATACAAAAGCTGCTGATGTTGGTGCTGATCTTGTCGGTAAGATTGAAGAAAATATTCCTGAAGATGATCCCAGAAATCCCGGGGTTATTGCTGATAATGTAGGAGATTGCGTTGGAGATACAGCAGGAATGGGTGCAGATCTATTTGAGTCTTATGTTGGATCTGTTGTTGCAACAATGGCTATTGGAGCAACATTAGCTTCTCCTTTTAAGTGGATGTATTTACCTCTTGTTTTGATCACTTTGGGCCTTATTTCTTCGCTTATTGGGATATCTTCAATAAACTTTTTGAAAAGGATTGATCCTCAATCTGCTTTACGTTATGCAACTTATGTTAGTGGTTTTATTTTTGTTGCCGCATCTTTTTTTGCTGTAAAAAGCATAATTGGGAATTTTAACATTTTCTGGTGCATTGTGGCTGGCTTACTCACAGGGGTTTTAATTGGTCTTGAAAGTGAGTTTTTCACAAGTGGGCCACCGATAAAGAGAGTTGCTAAAAGCAGCGAATCTGGGGCAGCTCCAACCATAATCACAGGTCTTGCGACAGCTTTTGAAAGCACAATTTTACCCCTTGTCACAATCTGTATTTCCACTTATCTTGTTTATCAGTTAAGTGGACTTTATGGAATTGCAATTTCAGCTGTGGGAATGCTTTCAACAATTGGTATTGTTATGTCTACAGATTCTTATGGACCTATTGCCGATAATGCCGGAGGTATTGCAGAGATGTCAGGGCAGAAACCTGAGGTTAGAAAAATCACGGATAAACTGGATGCTTTAGGAAATACAACTGCTGCAATTGGAAAAGGTTTTGCAATTGGGTCGGCTGCTTTAACTGCTCTTGCTCTTTTCTCTGCATACCAGAAGGTTGCAAATATAGACATTATTAATTTGAGTGATGTGAAAACGATTATCGGCTTACTTCTTGGAGGTCTTATGGTTTTTGTTGTTTCAGCACTCACTTTGAAATCTGTTGGACAACTCGCAAATAAGATGGTTATTGAAATTAGACGTCAGTTTAGAGAAATTGTTGGGTTGAGAGAAGGGAAGGTAAAGCCAGATACGAGAAGATGTGTTGACATTGTAACAAAGGGAGCTATAAAAGAAATGGCTCTACCAGGGCTTTTAGCTGTGATTGTTCCGCTTTTAGTTGGTTTCTTTCTTGGTAAACATGCTCTTGGAGGATTTTTGGCTGGAGCAACAACTACTGGAGTCTTAATTGGTCTAATGATGACGAATGGAGGAGCAACTTGGGATAATGCAAAGAAATGGATTGAAGAAGGTAATCTTGGAGGTAAAGGGACCCCTACTCATGCAGCTGCAGTTGTTGGAGATACAGTCGGAGATCCTTTCAAAGATACAACAGGTCCTTCAATGAATATTCTGATTAAACTTATGGCAATTGTTTCTTTGGTTTTTGCTCCTTTACTTTAA
- the purE gene encoding 5-(carboxyamino)imidazole ribonucleotide mutase, with product MGKLVIIMGSGRDLNYARGIEKIVKKFGVNCELRVASAHKTPEKVLKIVRENEKEEVVFITIAGKSNALSGFVDANTTKPVIAAPPYSEKFCGVDIFSSLRMPKGVAPLVILGEEQAALSAIKILALSDEKLRERIYNYQKRYKEEIEKEDKKLNG from the coding sequence ATGGGAAAATTGGTTATTATTATGGGTTCAGGAAGAGATTTAAATTATGCAAGGGGAATTGAAAAAATTGTAAAAAAGTTTGGTGTTAATTGTGAATTGAGAGTTGCTTCTGCTCATAAAACTCCTGAGAAGGTTCTAAAAATAGTAAGAGAAAATGAAAAAGAAGAGGTAGTTTTTATTACAATTGCTGGGAAAAGCAATGCTTTAAGTGGTTTTGTGGATGCAAATACGACTAAACCTGTAATAGCAGCTCCACCTTATTCAGAGAAATTTTGTGGTGTAGATATTTTTTCGAGTTTAAGAATGCCAAAAGGAGTGGCTCCACTTGTTATTCTTGGAGAAGAACAGGCCGCTCTTTCTGCTATTAAAATTCTTGCTCTTTCTGATGAAAAACTTCGAGAAAGAATTTATAATTATCAGAAAAGATATAAAGAGGAGATTGAAAAGGAGGATAAAAAATTAAATGGGTAG
- a CDS encoding helicase-related protein, whose amino-acid sequence MGDIVIKANDLIKGPYWSECVIVNICESQGDYVHIVGKTQRSRNLIDQVLPLEDLEKIEIVTARPLFKQEAWKVFLSLESIRYRYASLYDPLLAMNVSKIDPLPHQIEGVYGYILKLPRIRFLIADDPGAGKTIMAGLIIKELKLRQLIKRILIVCPGHLKDQWRRELQERFDETFEVIDRGRFDAIYRTNVWERENHIITSMDFAKRDDVLPILAATKFDLVIVDEAHKMSAYRYGEKVSKSERYKLGEVLSDITHHLVFLTATPHKGDPENFRLFLDLLDPGFFATEEMVRESIKSKDNPLFIRRMKEDLKDFEGKPLFLPRYVKTVYFEIGKLSPREKELYNELSKYVEEQYNLALSKDGRRNIAFALVILQRRFASSIYAMLKSLERRKKRLEELMVSGTPPRGGEQDIEEIDDLSEQERWQKESEWETLSVAETEEELQKEINTINSLMNKATEIVKNEEEIKLKKLKESLAELSQKVQEKEKRKILIFTESRDTLEYLEKKIKDWGYSVNTIHGAMRLEERVYAETVFRNETEVMVATEAAGEGINLQFCNLMINYDIPWNPNRLEQRMGRIHRYGQTREVFVHNLVASDTREGMVLKRLFEKIEEIKLAIGTDKVFDVLGEIIDSKQFSQAMLDAAVNARNIDEIIQSIEITVDEEYIAKVKENLGETLATRYIDYTRIKEMAQKAKENRLIPEYTQSFFTKALERAGGKLKKIDNRLIAIENIPHEIRKIAENELFKKCYGSILKSYPKVTFDKDISNKNPNVEFISFGHPLFEAVLQWVEENLLESIYTGATFYDPDGKLNGYILFYEGEIKDGTGAIAGKRLFSFYINDNGIKLIPPSIIWDLAEENTPSLVEVPDVETMKKKAVEYAIKALEQYKSELLAERKRQAEIKQKYGVKSLEHLVLKLDEELIDLEARKARGENVDLVIRNKQERKLEYEQALKELQSLIEKEQSLTMTMPRFLGMIQVKPHPQKSAAMVSDAEIEEIGMRVAMEYEQTQGRIPEDVSSQNLGFDIRSTDSSNNTRYIEVKARAQTGPVALTQNEWFKAQRFGNDYYLYVVFNADSKPELRIIANPASILKPEEKIEIVRYFVESNEILNKGIKV is encoded by the coding sequence ATGGGAGATATAGTCATTAAAGCAAATGACCTTATTAAAGGTCCATACTGGTCTGAATGTGTCATAGTAAACATTTGTGAATCTCAAGGAGATTATGTTCATATTGTAGGAAAAACACAAAGAAGCAGGAACCTTATTGATCAGGTGTTACCATTAGAAGACTTAGAAAAGATCGAAATTGTTACTGCTCGACCGCTTTTTAAGCAAGAAGCCTGGAAGGTTTTCCTATCATTAGAATCAATTAGATACCGTTATGCATCTTTATATGATCCATTACTTGCAATGAATGTTTCAAAAATTGATCCTCTTCCTCATCAGATAGAAGGGGTTTATGGATACATTTTGAAATTACCACGGATTCGTTTCCTCATAGCTGATGACCCTGGTGCAGGCAAAACGATAATGGCTGGACTAATTATTAAAGAACTCAAACTGCGACAGCTCATCAAACGAATCCTCATCGTGTGTCCGGGGCACCTGAAAGACCAATGGCGACGTGAACTGCAAGAGAGATTCGATGAGACTTTTGAAGTGATAGACCGAGGCCGTTTCGATGCTATCTACAGAACAAATGTGTGGGAAAGAGAGAATCACATCATTACATCAATGGATTTCGCAAAAAGAGACGATGTGCTTCCAATATTGGCTGCTACAAAGTTCGACCTCGTTATCGTCGATGAAGCACACAAAATGAGTGCTTACCGATATGGAGAAAAGGTCAGTAAATCTGAACGATACAAACTCGGAGAGGTGTTATCAGACATTACACATCATCTGGTATTTCTTACAGCTACACCGCATAAGGGTGACCCAGAAAATTTCAGACTCTTTCTTGATTTGCTTGACCCGGGCTTTTTTGCAACAGAAGAGATGGTGAGGGAATCCATCAAGAGTAAAGATAATCCGCTTTTCATAAGGCGAATGAAAGAAGATCTCAAAGATTTTGAAGGTAAACCACTATTTTTACCAAGATATGTCAAAACTGTGTACTTCGAAATAGGAAAGTTATCACCACGTGAAAAGGAGCTTTATAATGAGCTTTCAAAATACGTAGAGGAGCAATACAATTTAGCATTATCAAAAGATGGGAGAAGGAATATCGCGTTTGCTCTTGTTATCCTGCAAAGGAGATTTGCCTCAAGTATTTACGCTATGTTGAAATCATTAGAGCGCAGAAAGAAAAGACTTGAAGAACTTATGGTATCTGGAACACCACCAAGAGGAGGAGAACAGGATATTGAAGAAATTGATGATCTATCTGAACAGGAACGCTGGCAGAAAGAATCAGAATGGGAGACTCTCAGTGTTGCGGAAACAGAAGAAGAATTGCAGAAAGAAATTAATACGATTAATTCTCTCATGAATAAAGCTACAGAAATTGTTAAAAATGAAGAGGAGATTAAGCTAAAAAAACTCAAAGAATCCCTTGCTGAATTAAGCCAAAAAGTCCAAGAGAAGGAAAAAAGAAAAATTCTCATTTTTACGGAATCCAGAGATACACTAGAATACCTTGAGAAAAAAATAAAAGATTGGGGATATTCTGTAAACACGATCCATGGTGCAATGAGGCTTGAAGAAAGGGTCTACGCAGAAACAGTATTTAGGAACGAGACAGAAGTTATGGTTGCAACAGAGGCTGCTGGTGAAGGTATTAACCTTCAGTTCTGTAACCTGATGATTAATTATGACATACCATGGAACCCTAACCGACTTGAACAACGAATGGGGCGTATCCATAGATATGGACAAACAAGAGAAGTTTTTGTTCATAACCTCGTTGCCAGCGATACACGTGAAGGGATGGTCCTTAAACGACTTTTTGAAAAAATTGAAGAAATAAAACTTGCCATTGGGACTGATAAAGTTTTTGATGTGCTTGGTGAAATTATCGATAGTAAACAATTCTCGCAAGCAATGCTCGATGCGGCAGTCAATGCACGAAACATCGACGAAATCATCCAATCGATTGAGATAACTGTTGATGAAGAGTACATAGCGAAAGTGAAAGAAAACCTCGGCGAAACATTGGCAACACGATACATTGATTATACTCGAATCAAGGAAATGGCTCAAAAAGCAAAAGAGAACCGCCTTATACCTGAATATACGCAGAGTTTCTTTACTAAAGCCCTGGAGAGAGCTGGAGGTAAATTAAAGAAAATAGATAATAGGTTGATTGCAATAGAGAATATACCACACGAAATTCGAAAAATTGCTGAAAATGAACTATTTAAGAAATGCTACGGAAGTATTTTAAAAAGCTACCCAAAAGTTACATTTGATAAAGATATATCGAATAAAAACCCAAATGTTGAATTTATTTCCTTTGGGCATCCTCTCTTCGAAGCTGTATTACAATGGGTAGAAGAAAATTTACTTGAGAGCATCTACACGGGAGCAACGTTCTACGACCCCGATGGTAAGCTTAATGGCTACATTCTTTTCTACGAAGGAGAAATAAAAGATGGCACGGGAGCTATTGCTGGTAAACGACTTTTCTCTTTCTACATAAATGATAATGGAATAAAACTTATTCCACCATCCATAATTTGGGATCTCGCTGAAGAAAATACACCATCTCTTGTGGAAGTTCCCGATGTTGAAACAATGAAGAAGAAGGCCGTCGAATACGCTATCAAAGCCCTCGAACAATACAAATCTGAACTCCTTGCAGAGCGCAAACGGCAAGCTGAAATAAAACAGAAATACGGAGTTAAGTCACTTGAACACCTTGTTTTAAAATTAGATGAGGAACTAATTGATCTCGAAGCTCGTAAAGCCAGAGGTGAAAATGTGGACCTTGTTATAAGAAACAAGCAGGAACGAAAATTAGAGTACGAACAAGCTTTAAAAGAGCTTCAAAGCCTCATAGAAAAGGAACAAAGCTTGACAATGACGATGCCACGATTCCTTGGAATGATTCAGGTAAAACCGCATCCTCAGAAAAGTGCGGCAATGGTAAGCGATGCAGAAATTGAAGAAATCGGAATGCGCGTGGCAATGGAATACGAACAAACACAAGGTCGCATACCCGAAGATGTCTCATCACAAAACCTCGGTTTCGATATCCGCTCTACAGATAGCAGTAACAACACACGGTACATCGAAGTAAAAGCCCGTGCTCAAACCGGTCCTGTTGCTCTCACACAAAACGAATGGTTTAAGGCACAACGGTTTGGTAACGATTACTATCTTTATGTTGTTTTTAACGCAGATTCAAAACCAGAGCTACGTATTATCGCAAACCCTGCCTCTATCTTAAAACCAGAAGAGAAAATAGAGATTGTTCGCTATTTTGTGGAGAGCAATGAAATTTTAAATAAAGGAATAAAAGTATGA
- a CDS encoding DUF1156 domain-containing protein: MNDKRFIEVSFPVKEVGEISAKEKNIRHGHISTLHIWWARRPLAASRATAYAALTPIPEDPIEWQKKRDFIINLSKWENSNNEQLIKQAQEEILKGNGGKPPKVIDPFSGGGSYPLEALRLGCEAYANDYNPVAVLIEKATLEFPQKFSKPFDGMPNLLKLHASNQSKGNLFTDENRTIQNPLLFAVEYWGNWVLEEAKKELAEFYTSNKSEIPVGYIWARTVPCQNPSCSVEIPLMRQYWLAKKDNKKVALHPVTKGAGKPIEFEIVAQGISNYKPWPKDFDPEEGTVARAKVRCPACGSMIDDKTTRKLFQTGKAGERMIAVVYTKPKTEGKYYRLATEEDIKTFEKAKKALNKKIEELREKWILEPVPDEELPPRGTLGFRIQGYGMNTWGDLFNPRQKLSLLVFADAVRRAYEKMRELGYPEDFAKAVTVYLGMGLSRQADYNSTLCVWAVAGEFIAHTFGRQALPMIWDYFELYPDSNATGDWNSGLNWILSVLHHLSQLPNSQSPIPTVTHSSATQLPYPDNYFDAVLTDPPYYDNVPYSYLSDFFYVWLKRTVGHLFPELFATPLTPKSGEIVAYTQKEGGLEAGMKFFEEQLALSFKEMYRILKPGGIAVIVYAHKSTAGWETVINALLDSGLVVNASWPVNTEMQSRLNAKETASLASSIYIVARKMERKDIGFYPEVKKELESYMNEKLERLWQEGIGGADFFISAIGAGIEVFGKYKQIMDYSGNIIRADMMLEDIRKIATDYAVHKILHNGFAGEINELTRYYVLYRWEYGEAKVQFDEARKLAASCGIDLANEWNKHGFIRKEKEFIRLLGPEERTIKDLENSNELIDVLHHMLLLWEKSKRDDILERLQTTGFGKSEAFYRVAQAIAETLPNESKEKKLLEGFLAGRERIRSEIKQKRQKELFK; this comes from the coding sequence ATGAACGACAAGCGCTTTATCGAAGTCTCGTTTCCAGTAAAAGAGGTAGGCGAGATTTCGGCAAAAGAAAAAAACATCCGACACGGACATATTAGCACGTTGCATATTTGGTGGGCGCGCCGACCTTTAGCTGCAAGTCGCGCGACTGCTTATGCTGCCCTTACTCCAATACCTGAAGATCCGATTGAATGGCAAAAAAAGAGAGATTTTATTATTAACCTATCCAAGTGGGAAAATTCAAACAACGAACAACTTATCAAACAGGCACAAGAGGAAATTTTAAAAGGAAACGGAGGTAAGCCCCCAAAGGTTATAGATCCTTTCTCGGGTGGTGGTTCTTATCCTCTCGAAGCGCTTAGACTGGGTTGTGAAGCTTATGCTAATGATTACAATCCTGTGGCTGTACTTATTGAAAAAGCTACCTTAGAATTTCCACAAAAATTCAGCAAACCTTTTGATGGCATGCCTAATTTGCTCAAACTGCATGCTTCTAATCAATCGAAAGGCAATTTGTTTACGGATGAGAATAGAACAATCCAAAATCCTTTGCTCTTTGCTGTTGAGTATTGGGGCAATTGGGTTTTAGAAGAAGCAAAAAAAGAATTAGCTGAATTTTATACTTCCAATAAGAGTGAAATTCCAGTTGGCTACATTTGGGCAAGAACTGTTCCTTGCCAGAACCCTTCTTGTAGTGTGGAAATCCCTCTGATGCGTCAATATTGGCTTGCTAAGAAGGATAATAAAAAGGTTGCCTTGCATCCTGTTACAAAAGGAGCTGGTAAGCCAATTGAGTTTGAAATTGTGGCGCAAGGTATTTCCAACTACAAACCTTGGCCCAAAGATTTTGATCCCGAAGAGGGTACAGTAGCTCGTGCCAAAGTGCGGTGTCCAGCCTGTGGCTCAATGATTGATGACAAAACCACACGTAAACTATTCCAAACCGGAAAAGCTGGGGAAAGAATGATTGCTGTGGTTTATACAAAACCCAAAACCGAAGGCAAATACTACCGCTTAGCCACAGAAGAAGATATAAAAACCTTCGAAAAAGCTAAAAAAGCACTTAACAAAAAAATCGAAGAACTCCGCGAAAAATGGATTTTGGAACCTGTGCCAGATGAGGAATTGCCACCAAGAGGAACTTTAGGTTTTAGGATCCAAGGTTATGGAATGAACACTTGGGGTGATCTTTTCAATCCTCGACAGAAGCTCTCTCTTTTAGTTTTTGCCGATGCTGTGCGCAGAGCGTATGAGAAGATGAGGGAATTGGGCTATCCCGAAGATTTTGCCAAGGCTGTGACAGTATATTTGGGGATGGGATTAAGTAGACAAGCAGATTATAACTCAACTTTATGCGTTTGGGCAGTGGCAGGAGAATTTATAGCACATACTTTTGGTAGACAAGCTCTACCTATGATTTGGGACTACTTTGAATTGTATCCCGATAGTAATGCTACTGGTGATTGGAATTCTGGGTTAAATTGGATTCTTTCAGTTCTTCACCACCTCTCCCAACTCCCCAACTCCCAATCTCCAATCCCCACTGTCACCCATTCCTCAGCCACACAGCTACCGTATCCCGACAACTACTTTGATGCAGTTCTTACTGATCCGCCATATTACGACAATGTCCCCTACTCATACCTTTCTGATTTTTTTTATGTTTGGCTTAAGCGAACAGTGGGGCATCTTTTTCCAGAGCTTTTTGCTACTCCTCTTACTCCCAAAAGTGGAGAAATTGTGGCTTACACACAAAAAGAGGGAGGGCTTGAGGCTGGAATGAAGTTCTTTGAAGAACAGTTAGCGTTATCCTTCAAAGAGATGTATCGTATTTTAAAACCTGGTGGCATTGCTGTGATTGTGTATGCTCATAAGTCAACTGCTGGCTGGGAAACTGTCATTAATGCACTCCTTGATAGTGGCTTGGTTGTCAATGCTTCTTGGCCAGTGAATACCGAAATGCAATCACGGCTCAATGCTAAAGAAACAGCATCTTTAGCTTCTTCTATTTACATTGTTGCCCGCAAAATGGAACGAAAAGATATTGGATTTTACCCAGAAGTTAAAAAAGAGCTTGAATCCTATATGAATGAGAAGCTCGAAAGACTCTGGCAAGAAGGAATTGGTGGAGCAGACTTTTTTATTTCTGCTATTGGTGCTGGTATTGAGGTCTTTGGCAAATATAAACAAATTATGGACTACAGTGGCAATATCATTCGCGCAGATATGATGCTCGAAGATATTCGGAAAATTGCAACTGATTATGCAGTGCATAAGATCCTGCATAATGGATTTGCTGGAGAAATCAACGAACTTACCCGCTACTACGTGCTCTACCGGTGGGAATATGGCGAAGCAAAAGTTCAATTCGACGAAGCACGCAAGCTGGCAGCAAGCTGTGGCATCGATTTAGCGAATGAATGGAACAAACATGGGTTTATTAGAAAAGAAAAAGAATTTATTCGCCTACTTGGTCCGGAAGAAAGAACCATAAAAGACTTGGAAAATTCCAATGAGCTCATCGATGTGTTGCATCATATGCTCTTGCTATGGGAAAAGAGCAAGCGAGATGACATACTTGAGCGCTTGCAGACAACCGGCTTTGGCAAGAGCGAAGCATTTTACCGAGTAGCTCAGGCAATTGCAGAAACTTTGCCGAACGAGAGTAAAGAGAAGAAATTACTAGAAGGATTTTTAGCAGGGAGAGAAAGAATTAGAAGTGAGATAAAACAAAAGAGGCAAAAGGAGTTATTCAAATGA
- a CDS encoding DUF499 domain-containing protein, translating into MKPFHTIAIPHKDILEGRFTMDVFAADLWEAYHNRGPAEYRDAKTFFEKTYETQGLQNLLDVIYRRVTGKGGDSTIQIQTPFGGGKTHSLIAIMHKAQEWNAKRVVIVGTNISAKDTLWSILEQQLTGKNEKLVGLTSPGKDKIKAVLQAHQPLIILMDEVLEYVTKAAGVKVESSTLAAQTMAFMQELTETVSILEKACLVVTLPSSIIEHYDQAAEQLFAQLQKVMGRVEKIYTPVQESEIAKVIRRRLFTSVDEKKALQVIKHFLDYAQKEGILPPGMEVSEYRDRFLDSYPFMPEVIDVLYHRWGSFPGFQRTRGVLRLLSLVISELKTKNLPYISLADFNLAQQEIRQELLKHIGTEFNSVIAQDITDADAGSKKVDMNLGEAYKGLHLATRASTAIFMYSFSGGTERGATLTEIKRTATTLNNPSSVVAEALEQLKSKLFYFQLQADKYFFSNQPNINRIILTKMENVHDAELLELEKDLLKQNIRGDRMKVFLWEEQSSSIPDTEDLKLIILPEEKKEVIESILKTKGESPRVNCNTLFFLFPTDIERASFRVQLKRYKAYQALEKDTTVSLGEEQRKEIRAELKRYESDIKEALRKLYRQVAIPTREGYKKDDLGIPTYGEQKPLDVVVYEKLLSNGEVVEQLVPLVIKERYLKNNRFVLTKQIAQAGYQTPGELRVRDRTILERAILEGIEKGVFGLGELENDKPICRYFQETPRVGFSDNEILISEELCKEEKRGKERITSEHKMEYPPSTSVGTGAAVNESLEVAVEESGFKDNVHLSFDIPKGKVSEVLRIINFLQQKFEIINLEIKARDGKISEQDYENKVKEALRQLGIEFGEENRPNKL; encoded by the coding sequence ATGAAACCATTTCATACAATAGCAATCCCTCACAAAGACATCCTTGAGGGTCGTTTCACAATGGATGTTTTTGCAGCGGACCTTTGGGAAGCGTATCACAATCGCGGTCCGGCTGAGTATCGGGATGCGAAAACATTTTTTGAGAAGACGTACGAAACCCAAGGGTTACAAAATCTGCTTGATGTTATCTACAGGCGAGTAACCGGCAAGGGTGGTGATTCGACCATTCAGATTCAGACACCATTTGGTGGAGGTAAGACGCATTCGCTTATTGCCATCATGCACAAGGCGCAGGAGTGGAACGCGAAGAGAGTTGTCATTGTGGGTACAAATATTAGCGCAAAGGATACGCTCTGGAGTATTCTTGAGCAACAACTTACGGGGAAGAATGAAAAACTCGTTGGATTAACATCGCCGGGTAAAGACAAGATAAAAGCAGTGCTTCAGGCGCATCAGCCTCTCATCATCCTTATGGATGAAGTGCTTGAGTATGTAACGAAAGCCGCTGGAGTAAAAGTAGAAAGCAGTACACTTGCCGCACAAACTATGGCGTTTATGCAGGAGCTGACGGAGACGGTCTCGATTTTGGAGAAGGCGTGCCTTGTGGTAACGCTTCCATCAAGTATAATCGAACACTACGATCAGGCAGCAGAACAATTATTCGCTCAGCTTCAAAAAGTGATGGGACGAGTGGAAAAAATCTATACGCCTGTGCAAGAATCCGAGATTGCCAAGGTCATTCGTCGAAGGCTTTTTACATCTGTTGATGAGAAAAAGGCATTACAAGTAATTAAGCACTTTCTTGACTATGCTCAGAAGGAAGGGATTCTCCCGCCTGGGATGGAAGTCAGCGAGTATCGGGATAGATTTTTAGATTCTTATCCTTTTATGCCAGAAGTGATTGATGTTTTATATCACAGGTGGGGAAGTTTCCCTGGTTTTCAACGGACTCGAGGTGTTTTAAGGCTTCTTTCATTAGTTATCTCAGAACTCAAAACAAAAAATCTTCCTTATATCAGTCTTGCAGATTTTAATCTTGCCCAACAGGAGATACGTCAAGAACTCTTAAAACACATTGGAACAGAATTCAACAGTGTCATTGCACAAGATATTACTGATGCAGATGCGGGAAGTAAGAAAGTGGATATGAATCTTGGCGAAGCGTATAAGGGTTTACACCTTGCAACTCGAGCTTCAACGGCAATTTTTATGTATTCATTCTCCGGAGGAACAGAACGGGGGGCAACGCTAACAGAAATTAAACGGACAGCAACAACGCTCAATAACCCTTCTAGTGTTGTTGCAGAAGCTCTTGAGCAGTTGAAGAGCAAGCTGTTTTATTTCCAACTTCAAGCAGATAAGTACTTCTTCTCGAACCAGCCAAATATTAATCGTATTATCCTCACTAAAATGGAGAATGTTCACGATGCAGAATTGCTTGAATTAGAGAAAGACTTACTGAAGCAGAATATCCGTGGAGATCGAATGAAAGTGTTTCTGTGGGAAGAACAATCGTCGTCAATTCCTGATACTGAAGATCTGAAGCTTATTATTTTACCAGAAGAGAAGAAAGAGGTGATTGAATCTATTTTGAAAACAAAAGGTGAAAGCCCTCGGGTAAATTGTAACACTTTATTTTTCCTTTTCCCTACTGATATTGAGCGAGCAAGCTTTAGAGTTCAATTGAAACGCTACAAAGCTTACCAAGCGCTTGAGAAAGATACAACCGTTTCTCTGGGAGAGGAACAACGGAAAGAAATTCGTGCTGAACTCAAGAGATACGAAAGCGACATCAAAGAAGCACTTCGGAAACTGTACCGACAAGTTGCCATTCCTACGAGGGAAGGCTACAAGAAAGACGACCTTGGCATCCCAACGTATGGTGAACAGAAACCACTTGATGTTGTGGTGTATGAGAAACTTCTTTCAAATGGTGAAGTTGTTGAGCAGTTAGTTCCACTCGTCATTAAGGAACGATACCTTAAAAACAATAGGTTTGTATTAACAAAACAGATTGCGCAAGCGGGATACCAGACTCCAGGTGAGCTTCGAGTTAGAGACAGAACTATCCTTGAAAGAGCAATTTTAGAGGGGATTGAGAAAGGTGTATTTGGTTTGGGGGAACTTGAAAACGACAAGCCGATTTGTAGATATTTTCAAGAAACCCCGAGGGTTGGTTTTAGTGATAATGAGATTCTTATAAGTGAGGAGCTCTGTAAAGAGGAAAAAAGAGGTAAGGAAAGGATAACTTCGGAACATAAGATGGAGTATCCACCGAGCACTTCCGTTGGAACAGGAGCAGCTGTTAATGAATCTTTGGAGGTAGCTGTAGAAGAGAGCGGTTTTAAGGATAATGTCCACTTAAGTTTTGATATTCCTAAAGGGAAAGTTTCTGAGGTATTACGCATAATAAACTTTTTACAGCAAAAATTTGAGATTATTAATTTAGAAATTAAAGCAAGGGATGGAAAAATTTCTGAACAGGATTATGAAAATAAAGTGAAAGAGGCGTTGAGACAATTGGGAATTGAGTTTGGAGAGGAAAATAGACCAAACAAATTGTAG